A window of Argopecten irradians isolate NY chromosome 1, Ai_NY, whole genome shotgun sequence contains these coding sequences:
- the LOC138323227 gene encoding autophagy protein 5-like, translating to MAEDREIMREIWEGRIPVCFSISPDDVESEQPESVYLMMPRLSYFPLVTDKIQKHFVKYVSSEKQGEMWLEYEGQPLKWHYPIGLLFDLFACKDILPWCVTVHFQCFPEEDLLHCSSKDVVESHFISTVKEADTLKHRGQVINSMQKRDHKQLWSGLLHEKFDQFWSVNKKLMESAGEDMFKSIPYRFYMPERCYIQQIFRPVSTEGNNQTLRDLLMQVVPNMWNEDKTFSRRVVLHGVEPCLDTPLLWMSEHLSYPDNYLHICLLDRPKVEKG from the exons ATGGCAGAAGACCGGGAAATAATGCGGGAGATTTGGGAAGGAAGAATACCTGTGTGCTTTTCCATATCTCCAGATGATGTAGAATCAGAGCAACCAGAATCTGTCTAT TTGATGATGCCTCGTCTAAGTTACTTCCCCTTAGTAACAGATAAAATCCAAAAACATTTTGTGAAGTATGTTTCCTCAGAAAAGCAGGGTGAAATGTGGCTTGAATATGAGGGTCAACCTTTAAAATG GCATTATCCTATTGGACTTTTGTTTGACCTGTTTGCCTGCAAAGACATTTTGCCTTGGTGTGTAACAGTACATTTCCAG TGTTTTCCTGAAGAGGACTTGCTACACTGTAGCAGTAAAGATGTAGTGGAATCACACTTCATTTCTACAGTTAAAGAAGCAGATACACTCAAACATCGTGGTCAGGTTATCAACAGTATGCAGAAACGTGATCACAAGCAACTTTGGTCTGGTCTCCTGCATG AGAAATTTGATCAGTTTTGGTCAGTCAATAAGAAATTAATGGAATCAGCAGGAGAAGATATGTTTAAGAGTATCCCTTATAGATTTTATATG CCCGAGAGGTGCTATATACAACAGATTTTTAGACCTGTCTCGACAGAGGGAAACAACCAAACTCTCCGGGACCTCCTAATGCAAGTTGTGCCTAATATGTGGAATGAAG ataaaacattttctaGAAGAGTTGTTCTTCACGGAGTAGAGCCATGTCTGGATACACCCCTACTTTGGATGTCAGAACACCTTAGCTATCCTGATAATTACCTCCACATATGTTTATTGGACAGACCAAAAGTGGAGAAGGGCTGA